Proteins from a single region of Eremothecium gossypii ATCC 10895 chromosome VI, complete sequence:
- the RPL20B gene encoding 60S ribosomal protein eL20 (Syntenic homolog of Saccharomyces cerevisiae YOR312C (RPL20B) and YMR242C (RPL20A); Unclear intron boundaries), whose translation MAFKEYQVIGRRLPTESVPEPKLFRMRVFAPNEVVAKSRYWYFLQKLHKVKKASGEVVSINVISEAHPTKVKNFGVWVRYDSRSGTHNMYKEIRDVTRVGAVESLYQDMAARHRARFRSIHILKVVELEKTADVKRPYVKQFLTKDLKFPLPHRIQKSDKIFAYKRPTTFY comes from the exons T TGGCTTTCAAGGAATACCAAGTTATCGGCCGTCGTTTGCCAACCGAGTCTGTTCCTGAACCAAAGTTGTTCAGAATGAGAGTGTTTGCTCCAAACGAGGTTGTGGCCAAGTCGCGTTACTGGTACTTCTTGCAGAAGTTGCACAAGGTCAAGAAGGCCTCCGGTGAGGTCGTCTCCATCAACGTCATCAGCGAGGCTCACCCAACCAAGGTGAAGAACTTCGGTGTCTGGGTCAGATACGACTCCAGATCTGGTACCCACAACATGTACAAGGAGATCAGAGACGTCACCAGAGTCGGTGCCGTCGAGTCCTTGTACCAGGACATGGCTGCCAGACACAGAGCCAGATTTAGATCTATCCACATCTTGAAGGTCGTGGAGTTGGAGAAGACTGCCGACGTCAAGAGACCATACGTCAAGCAGTTCTTGACCAAGGACTTGAAGTTCCCATTGCCACACAGAATCCAGAAGTCCGACAAGATCTTTGCTTACAAGAGACCAACCACCTTCTACTAA
- the PAC11 gene encoding dynein intermediate chain (Syntenic homolog of Saccharomyces cerevisiae YDR488C (PAC11)), giving the protein MDDRLQHLDEMKRKLQQLRERRPLPSSGAAPTTPATAIGPKKSGNGFVSHLLRGIERVPTAGRLAQSSGSCRVDMASVAIQTDETVEQTELEGQLLGELQKVSAITYEKAVQTEAVDAAQEEFRPFEEEATQDGSSGESNLEEGDSSIATTEEEEPVRLKPLIVTGQSVSLETMTFALLEALENKRSLVNTYQLEDNEHFVYSHELVLDVVPNTIPMVVSLDYHEGFVLALVQLESKAHQYNSQTVCYVINFETGEIVDTIHFQGQTLIRGEFILIKESKILTMLLTSYNGKTILYELRAVASKTNSKSPSKPKLDRNVLSRNYHNWPIFALWQHHVRESKVLTASTDGMIHELNLIDLKPVLDPTSWNAVRVLPLSRSELILKEQYGNHKFLNQLSRLSLYDEITIKAICTFHNDPSSIYLGCEDGGIYKIVIEKGEGRRNIKVSLDNNGFIPDTRADREPVYSSREHEDEADDDDSERHQEPLFHSGSITRLFPCDGLPGLMVSSGMDWKCILWDVPNNERIFVIDVDSPVISCEWATLSEDNGVHYIALLTALDFHIYEVNLISTHTHLGNIRWSIQNFPKRVFSISATQTKHELHMFSYFKLIKQQEKWFVLLGGDQNTIECYCIFS; this is encoded by the coding sequence ATGGACGATAGGTTACAGCATCTCGATGAGATGAAGCGCAAGCTGCAACAGCTGCGGGAGCGACGGCCGCTACCATCCTCGGGGGCTGCCCCGACGACACCAGCTACAGCGATTGGGCCGAAAAAGAGCGGGAATGGGTTTGTATCACATCTGCTGCGTGGGATCGAACGGGTGCCGACCGCAGGGCGTCTGGCGCAGTCGTCAGGGTCCTGCCGCGTGGACATGGCGAGCGTGGCGATACAGACAGATGAGACTGTGGAGCAAACAGAGCTGGAGGGGCAGTTACTGGGGGAGTTACAGAAAGTGAGCGCGATTACGTACGAGAAGGCGGTGCAGACGGAGGCTGTGGACGCGGCACAGGAGGAGTTTCGGCCGTTCGAGGAGGAGGCAACACAGGACGGGTCGTCAGGAGAGTCGAACCTGGAGGAAGGGGATAGCTCGATCGCGACGAcagaggaggaggagccgGTGCGGCTGAAGCCGCTGATCGTGACCGGCCAGAGTGTGTCGCTGGAGACCATGACGTttgcgctgctggaggcgctAGAAAACAAGCGTAGTCTTGTCAATACATATCAATTGGAAGACAACGAGCACTTTGTGTACTCGCACGAACTTGTGCTGGATGTAGTGCCGAATACGATTCCGATGGTTGTGTCTCTGGACTACCACGAGGGGTttgtgctggcgctggTGCAGCTGGAGTCCAAGGCGCACCAATACAACAGTCAGACGGTGTGCTACGTGATCAACTTTGAAACCGGGGAGATCGTGGACACGATCCACTTTCAAGGGCAGACGCTGATCCGCGGAGAGTTTATTTTGATCAAGGAGTCCAAAATTTTGACGATGCTCCTTACGTCGTACAATGGCAAGACCATTCTTTATGAGCTGCGCGCGGTTGCATCGAAAACCAACAGCAAATCCCCGTCGAAGCCAAAGCTAGACCGCAATGTTTTGTCGCGCAACTACCACAATTGGCCCATCTTTGCACTGTGGCAGCACCATGTGCGCGAGTCGAAGGTGCTGACCGCCAGCACGGACGGTATGATCCACGAGCTGAACCTCATCGACCTCAAGCCGGTCTTGGACCCTACAAGTTGGAATGCGGTCCGAGTACTGCCGCTCTCTAGATCTGAGCTCATACTTAAGGAGCAGTACGGTAACCACAAGTTCCTAAACCAGCTTTCCCGGCTGTCGCTCTATGATGAGATCACCATCAAAGCTATCTGCACATTTCACAATGATCCCAGCAGCATATATCTTGGCTGCGAAGACGGCGGAATCTACAAGATTGTAATTGAGAAAGGGGAGGGCCGCCGCAACATCAAGGTCTCGCTGGATAACAACGGATTCATTCCAGACACGCGCGCAGACCGAGAACCTGTCTACAGCTCACGCGAGCATGAGGATGAGGCCGATGACGACGACTCGGAACGCCACCAGGAGCCGCTCTTTCATTCTGGCTCCATCACGCGCCTCTTTCCATGCGATGGCTTGCCAGGCCTAATGGTCTCCAGCGGGATGGACTGGAAGTGCATCCTGTGGGACGTTCCTAACAACGAGCGCATCTTTGTCATTGACGTCGACAGTCCGGTAATATCTTGTGAGTGGGCTACCTTATCTGAGGACAACGGCGTACACTATATTGCTTTGCTCACTGCATTAGACTTCCACATATACGAGGTCAATCTTATTTCGACTCATACGCACCTAGGGAACATTCGCTGGTCCATTCAAAACTTCCCTAAAAGGGTGTTCTCCATTTCCGCTACGCAAACAAAGCATGAGTTGCACATGTTCTCATACTTCAAGTTAATAAAGCAACAGGAAAAATGGTTTGTGTTACTCGGCGGTGACCAGAATACTATCGAGTGTTACTGCATATTTTCATAA
- the SLD5 gene encoding DNA replication protein SLD5 (Syntenic homolog of Saccharomyces cerevisiae YDR489W (SLD5)), translating into MDINIDDILADLDRDTTAVGSTPAPAGDDTTRLDDSAATVAADYSTLVTHWCNERVAPELLPYPHTLMARVLARLAAQIEHLETLSTGVLEQTLDRSAKLPLLCMEAELERLKFVVRSLLRCRLGKIDRFGLYLRQLDARSPGALQTLLSAQERVYYERHSAILLKLFNNAILRHMPAEMQAVDDTEGSVSMIDEPEWARFVFLYVREPAPDAPDPLLAVDDHGQPCYSVNIPELGEVVDLAVGGIYIMRYNVIKDLLMDGKVVLI; encoded by the coding sequence ATGGACATCAACATCGATGATATTCTAGCGGACCTGGACCGGGATACTACAGCTGTTGGCAGTacgcccgcgcccgcgggcGACGACACGACTCGTCTGGACGACAGCGCGGCGACCGTCGCCGCAGACTACTCTACGTTGGTGACACACTGGTGCAATGAGCGCGTCGCGCCAGAACTACTGCCGTACCCCCACACCCTGATGGCCCGCGTGCTGGCCCGCCTTGCCGCGCAGATCGAGCACCTTGAGACGCTTTCGACAGGCGTGCTGGAGCAGACGCTCGACCGCTCGGCCAAGCTCCCGCTCCTGTGCATGGAGGCTGAGTTGGAGCGCCTGAAGTTCGTGGTCCGCAGCCTGTTGCGCTGCCGCCTGGGCAAGATCGACCGCTTCGGCCTCTACCTCCGCCAGCTCGACGCGCGCAGCCCGGGAGCGCTCCAGACGCTGCTCTCGGCGCAGGAGCGCGTTTACTACGAGCGGCACTCCGCCATTCTGCTCAAGCTGTTCAACAATGCGATCCTGCGCCACATGCCGGCGGAAATGCAGGCCGTCGACGACACCGAAGGCTCCGTCAGCATGATCGACGAGCCCGAGTGGGCCCGCTTTGTCTTTCTCTATGTGCGCGAGCCCGCGCCGGACGCCCCGGACCCGCTGCTGGCTGTTGACGACCACGGCCAGCCGTGCTACTCCGTCAACATCCCCGAGCTGGGCGAGGTCGTGGACCTGGCCGTCGGCGGCATCTATATCATGCGCTACAACGTCATAAAGGACCTCCTGATGGACGGCAAGGTCGTCCTCATTTGA
- a CDS encoding AFR333Wp (Non-syntenic homolog of Saccharomyces cerevisiae YKL217W (JEN1)): protein MGKVGHYLKTRVTDLFPRHRSTWAEFKYTMNPSNVLKNVKLKTWLFIASAFLALTVEATDFYLVSLNVVSIAQDLNVREDTVTWGITVALMTRTIGAIVYGYIGDRFGQRTSFLINVGMISVLQLVTGFATSFPYFLACRAYFGIELGGCYGTAATQCLDDLPPSAHSWVTGGFQQAYALGFLLATVLTRVLADTTAPGWRSCFWFLSGVSFVSVVFRAFLGQTEAFKERQRIKEERRKRNEKVSTLSQILQSLKKEWYIVLYMIFLMTAYNFFAHTSQDLFPTMLLRQLGYTPNQSTVTNIMTNVGALLGGLLLSRFSSVSSRRFIILVCIFSAVILVYPWGFVQGPGMTAYGFLLQFFVQGSWGLVPFHLHTLAPDSQTKVFFVGVSYQIGNLISSPSSTMESSIARRFPIGVDANGKTIYDYGRVMSYFVWGSTALMFISVFLGPEFNPNRAHEFVDDIESVDEQISEVVEDKLEASPSSQSEPISLSVPKKIHQTV from the coding sequence ATGGGCAAGGTAGGACACTACTTGAAGACGCGGGTCACAGACCTGTTCCCGCGGCATAGGTCTACGTGGGCGGAATTCAAGTACACAATGAACCCGTCCAACGTGCTGAAGAATGTGAAGCTGAAAACATGGCTCTTCATCGCAAGCGCTTTCTTGGCCCTTACAGTCGAGGCGACTGACTTCTATCTGGTGTCACTGAATGTCGTGAGCATCGCCCAGGACTTGAATGTTCGAGAAGATACCGTGACCTGGGGAATTACGGTGGCATTGATGACGCGGACCATCGGTGCGATTGTTTATGGTTACATCGGAGATCGGTTCGGGCAGCGGACCTCGTTTTTGATCAACGTGGGCATGATATCTGTGCTGCAGCTCGTGACAGGGTTTGCGACCAGCTTTCCATATTTCCTCGCGTGCAGGGCTTACTTCGGTATCGAATTGGGCGGGTGTTATGGAACCGCCGCGACCCAATGCCTGGATGACCTGCCGCCGAGCGCACACAGCTGGGTGACGGGCGGCTTCCAGCAGGCGTATGCCTTGGGGTTTTTGCTAGCCACAGTTCTGACGCGTGTGCTGGCAGACACTACGGCCCCCGGTTGGCGCAGCTGTTTCTGGTTTTTATCAGGCGTCAGTTTCGTGTCGGTGGTGTTCAGGGCGTTCTTGGGACAAACCGAGGCATTCAAAGAGCGCCAGAGGATCAAGGAGGAGAGGAGAAAACGCAACGAGAAGGTCAGCACGCTGTCTCAGATTCTGCAATCCCTCAAAAAAGAATGGTACATTGTACTCTACATGATCTTCCTCATGACCGCATACAATTTTTTTGCACATACCTCCCAAGACCTTTTCCCAACTATGCTGTTGAGACAGCTGGGTTACACGCCTAACCAATCGACAGTCACCAACATCATGACAAACGTGGGCGCGCTGCTAGGAGGACTGCTACTCTCCCGCTTCTCTAGCGTGAGCTCTCGGCGGTTTATTATCCTAGTGTGTATCTTTTCGGCGGTAATCCTCGTCTACCCCTGGGGGTTCGTGCAGGGCCCCGGAATGACTGCGTACGGATTTCTCCTCCAATTTTTTGTACAGGGCTCCTGGGGCCTTGTGCCCTTCCATCTGCACACATTGGCCCCAGATTCGCAGACAAAGGTCTTTTTTGTCGGGGTTTCATATCAGATAGGCAACCTGATTTCAAGCCCATCCTCCACCATGGAGAGCTCCATCGCTCGCAGGTTCCCAATCGGGGTGGACGCCAATGGCAAGACTATATACGATTATGGGCGCGTGATGTCTTATTTTGTGTGGGGCTCTACTGCTCTCATGTTCATATCTGTGTTCCTAGGCCCCGAGTTCAATCCAAACAGAGCACACGAGTTCGTCGACGACATTGAGTCCGTGGACGAGCAGATTAGTGAAGTTGTTGAAGACAAGCTTGAGGCGTCTCCATCATCCCAAAGCGAGCCCATCAGTCTGAGTGTTCCCAAGAAGATACACCAGACCGTATGA
- the SDD3 gene encoding Sdd3p (Syntenic homolog of Saccharomyces cerevisiae YOL098C): protein MVFEKLISFQIEYAPQYHLTKYVSSRTRMQLVHINSKSSPLVQGYFVVGTECCNDSGVPHTLEHLIFMGSQRYPRKGLLDTAGGITMSTTNAYTASDHTAYELVSAGWLGFKKLLPVYLDHLLHPTLTEHAFTTEVYHLDPNDLTDKGVVYSEMEAREHESSDVAILEKGRQMFPEGNGYRSEVGGLTKHLRTLTNAEVRAFHAEMYTPDNICLVICGNVPEHELLQIVEEFDAELPEKTGPRRRPFVDSASSQIPPRLPKSIESTVPFPELDESRGEIYVSWIGSAYDDQVNDLAVSLLLDYLTESSLAPLNKQLIEIDSPLATCVGYWTDDYMRTIINLFVMGVPTARLQEAKQKCFEIMSAETIDLERIRQVVENSRWDYVLKCERDGASFLAHACISDFLYGDEEGQLLKKSLRDLSDFDALATWSQEQWQSLYASIFIENPSVTVLVKPSAALYQQHKDEQEALLQERKASYSEEQRDELRSKFDDAQFYNNLPIEKEVLDKFVIENPAASVEFIQTKSISTIEHEDNDLQDELTMKIISSRPKDFPLFMHFEHFPSQFVEVNFLVNSRVVKDHTLLPYYYIFRELFKMPMNGEDGTLIGHEEVIKQLKDETIENKITLGLHSQFDDLIHFKIQSKASDYGNAVKWIKHCLYDMVFQESRVSVLLERFLNSIVEKKRSGPIMKSSLMNRYLYSDNSLCKATDVLYVENILQDILTAIEDGKFESEVLPRIELFRDQLRSHFHKFHILILGDIEKLGDVYKPWEQLVNQLPMDKSQVVIPPTPRLLETVSEFGSNPKELAYIITTPGSSSSYMTCLASVPINLDYQHRDLPAITLASEYLQCVEGPFWKGIRGSGLAYGTALDNKLEENAVSFTVYRGTDIIKCYETAKRIVESYADGSMEFDEQLIHGAVSSIINSIASTESGYFDAAARKYIDNFCKRRGPDYNTKLLTKLSTVTAEDMRSVMGKYFVNMFNPGSGAVFVSCHPSKLELVQCFLESQGYRVIVEELEDDDADDSASASDCDSE from the coding sequence ATGGTGTTCGAGAAGTTGATATCGTTCCAGATCGAGTATGCGCCGCAGTACCACTTGACCAAGTACGTGTCGAGCCGGACGCGGATGCAGTTGGTGCACATTAATTCGAAGTCGTCGCCATTGGTGCAGGGCTACTTTGTAGTTGGCACGGAGTGCTGCAACGATTCCGGCGTGCCGCACACGCTGGAGCATTTGATCTTCATGGGGTCGCAGCGCTACCCGCGCAAGGGCCTGCTGGACACTGCGGGCGGAATTACGATGTCGACGACGAACGCATACACGGCGTCGGACCATACGGCGTACGAGCTGGTGTCTGCTGGGTGGCTAGGGTTTaagaagctgctgccggtTTACCTAGACCATCTGTTGCACCCGACGCTGACGGAGCACGCGTTTACTACGGAGGTGTACCATCTGGACCCGAATGATCTCACTGACAAGGGCGTTGTGTACAGCGAGATGGAGGCGCGGGAGCACGAGAGCTCCGACGTGGCAATCCTGGAGAAGGGGCGTCAGATGTTCCCCGAGGGCAACGGCTACCGCTCCGAGGTTGGCGGACTGACGAAACACCTCCGTACGCTGACCAACGCGGAGGTGCGCGCGTTCCACGCGGAGATGTACACCCCCGACAACATCTGTCTGGTTATCTGCGGGAATGTTCCGGAGcacgagctgctgcagatcGTCGAAGAGTTCGATGCGGAGTTGCCGGAGAAGACGGGCCCACGCCGCAGGCCGTTTGTGGACTCGGCATCGTCGCAGATCCCGCCCCGGCTACCAAAGTCCATTGAATCGACAGTTCCATTTCCCGAGCTGGACGAGTCGCGGGGTGAGATTTATGTGTCGTGGATTGGTAGCGCGTACGATGATCAGGTGAACGACCTTGCTGTTTCGCTGTTGCTAGACTACCTCACAGAGTCCTCTCTGGCTCCGTTGAACAAACAGCTCATAGAAATTGACAGTCCGCTTGCTACCTGTGTTGGCTACTGGACGGATGACTATATGAGGACCATCATCAATCTCTTTGTCATGGGTGTTCCGACAGCAAGACTACAAGAGGCTAAGCAGAAGTGCTTCGAGATAATGTCTGCAGAAACCATTGATTTGGAGAGAATAAGACAAGTGGTGGAGAATAGCAGATGGGATTATGTTCTCAAGTGCGAAAGAGATGGTGCGTCGTTTTTAGCGCACGCCTGTATTTCTGACTTTCTCTATGGTGATGAGGAAGGCCAACTTTTAAAAAAGTCGCTCCGTGACCTGAGCGACTTTGACGCGTTAGCTACTTGGAGCCAGGAGCAGTGGCAGTCTCTCTACGCAAGCATCTTCATCGAGAATCCTTCCGTGACAGTATTAGTGAAGCCTAGTGCGGCATTGTATCAGCAACATAAAGATGAACAGGAAGCCTTGTTGCAAGAGAGAAAAGCTTCCTATTCAGAGGAGCAGCGTGATGAACTACGCTCCAAATTTGATGATGCTCAATTCTATAATAACTTACCTATCGAGAAGGAAGTATTGGACAAATTTGTGATTGAGAATCCGGCTGCTTCCGTTGAATTTATTCAGACGAAGAGTATTTCCACTATTGAGCATGAGGACAATGATCTGCAAGATGAACTTACAATGAAGATTATATCCAGCCGCCCTAAGGACTTCCCCCTCTTTATGCATTTTGAACATTTTCCTTCTCAGTTTGTTGAGGTCAACTTTTTGGTGAACTCTAGAGTGGTTAAAGACCATACCTTGTTGCCCTACTACTACATTTTCCGTGAATTATTCAAGATGCCAATGAACGGAGAAGATGGTACCCTGATTGGTCACGAGGAAGTCATCAAACAGCTGAAGGATGAGACCATTGAAAATAAGATTACTTTGGGACTACACTCGCAATTTGATGATCTAATTCATTTTAAAATACAGTCGAAGGCATCTGATTATGGGAACGCTGTTAAATGGATCAAACACTGCCTATACGATATGGTCTTTCAGGAGAGCAGAGTTAGTGTGCTACTCGAGCGCTTCTTGAACTCCATCGTGGAGAAAAAAAGATCCGGACCCATTATGAAATCATCTCTCATGAACAGGTACCTTTACTCCGATAACTCCCTATGTAAAGCTACAGATGTGCTTTATGTTGAAAACATCTTGCAAGACATTTTAACCGCAATTGAGGATGGTAAGTTTGAATCTGAAGTTTTACCTAGAATAGAATTATTCCGTGATCAGTTGAGGTCTCATTTCCACAAGTTCCATATTTTGATTTTAGGTGATATCGAAAAGTTAGGGGACGTTTACAAGCCATGGGAGCAGTTGGTCAATCAATTGCCGATGGATAAATCGCAAGTAGTCATTCCTCCAACCCCACGGTTATTGGAAACTGTTTCGGAATTTGGAAGCAACCCTAAAGAATTAGCGTATATCATAACCACCCCAGGGTCCTCATCCTCTTACATGACTTGTCTAGCCTCGGTACCAATCAACCTAGACTATCAACATAGGGATCTACCGGCTATTACACTAGCTTCTGAATATCTCCAGTGTGTTGAGGGTCCATTCTGGAAAGGTATACGTGGCTCTGGATTGGCATACGGAACTGCTTTGGACAACAAACTTGAAGAAAACGCCGTCAGTTTTACAGTTTACCGTGGTACAGACATTATAAAATGCTACGAAACTGCTAAAAGAATTGTCGAAAGTTATGCAGATGGTAGTATGGAATTTGATGAGCAACTAATCCATGGTGCTGTGAGCAGTATTATCAACAGTATTGCATCAACGGAATCAGGGTACTTTGATGCCGCTGCAAGGAAATACATTGACAATTTCTGTAAACGCAGAGGACCTGACTATAATACGAAGCTCTTGACAAAATTATCGACCGTTACAGCCGAGGACATGCGCAGCGTCATGGGGAAATATTTTGTGAATATGTTTAATCCAGGGAGCGGTGCTGTATTCGTTAGTTGTCACCCAAGTAAGTTAGAATTGGTTCAGTGTTTCCTTGAGTCACAAGGTTACCGCGTAATTGTCGAAGAATTGGAAGATGATGATGCTGATGACAGTGCCAGTGCCAGTGATTGTGACTCCGAATAA